A single uncultured Methanolobus sp. DNA region contains:
- a CDS encoding polyprenyl synthetase family protein, with amino-acid sequence MIQIENLDEYQLIKMAKDDMVHSMDDSSQMKKMLLHICSSGGKNIRPVMLILCTEMCGGNSTEGVNAALAIEFIHSASLIHDDVLDGGLVRRGVESAHKKYGIPAAILCGDFLISKAISLISGYGNDAVNEFGRAGMYMAEGETIDISSVDDEFREKNYYECISKKTGSLFAASAAIGAYVADADMETAKKLRSFGEYVGNAYQIVDDLLEYLNELEDKSSTYESVTLPLIYRRSMGHEATVEKTVDQVRICVKNAKDILASFPFSDARNKLELITDLITVDMLPADIL; translated from the coding sequence ATGATACAAATAGAAAATCTGGATGAATATCAGTTGATCAAGATGGCCAAGGATGATATGGTCCATTCCATGGATGATAGTTCCCAGATGAAAAAGATGCTTCTTCACATATGCAGTTCCGGTGGAAAGAATATCCGCCCTGTTATGCTTATATTATGTACGGAGATGTGCGGGGGAAATTCAACCGAAGGTGTCAATGCTGCACTTGCAATTGAATTCATTCATTCTGCATCTCTTATTCATGACGATGTGCTTGACGGAGGTCTTGTACGTCGCGGTGTCGAGTCCGCACACAAAAAATATGGAATTCCTGCAGCGATATTGTGCGGTGATTTCCTTATCTCAAAGGCAATATCACTCATTTCAGGCTATGGCAACGATGCGGTAAATGAATTCGGTCGGGCTGGAATGTATATGGCAGAAGGTGAGACCATCGACATCTCAAGTGTTGATGATGAGTTCAGGGAAAAGAACTATTATGAGTGTATCAGTAAGAAAACAGGTTCTCTTTTTGCTGCCAGTGCTGCTATAGGTGCATATGTTGCCGATGCCGATATGGAAACTGCTAAAAAGCTACGGTCTTTCGGAGAGTATGTTGGTAATGCATATCAGATCGTTGATGATCTGCTTGAGTATCTTAATGAGCTGGAGGACAAAAGCTCTACTTATGAGTCTGTTACTTTACCTCTTATTTACAGACGATCCATGGGCCACGAGGCTACTGTGGAAAAAACGGTTGACCAGGTCCGTATCTGCGTAAAAAATGCAAAAGATATCCTTGCTTCCTTCCCTTTTTCTGATGCAAGGAATAAACTGGAGTTAATAACTGACCTTATTACAGTAGATATGCTTCCTGCAGATATCCTTTAA
- a CDS encoding cytochrome c maturation protein CcmE, with protein sequence MDKTQKTIVAVVFIAVVGFVGLWNVDLSQGYYMISEISQNSEKFVGHDVNTMGIIKNGTLDISTDGTSFALQDLEEPSYELDVEYIGSLPANLVEGQSVSISGKMLSPTMVEASQIVMSCPSKYSE encoded by the coding sequence ATGGATAAAACACAAAAAACGATAGTTGCAGTTGTTTTCATTGCTGTTGTTGGTTTTGTAGGTCTCTGGAATGTTGACCTTTCACAGGGATATTATATGATATCTGAGATTTCCCAGAACTCTGAGAAGTTCGTTGGGCATGATGTCAATACAATGGGCATAATCAAGAATGGAACTCTTGATATTTCCACAGATGGCACTTCTTTTGCACTTCAGGATCTTGAAGAACCCTCTTATGAGCTCGATGTAGAGTATATCGGTTCGCTTCCGGCAAACCTTGTTGAAGGGCAAAGTGTTAGTATAAGTGGTAAAATGCTTTCACCTACCATGGTTGAAGCAAGTCAGATAGTAATGAGCTGTCCTTCTAAATATTCGGAGTAA
- the ahbD gene encoding heme b synthase: MVNPPRLIAWETTAGCNLSCKHCRGSSTEKKPEGELTTEEALHFVDEIKEMGNPILILSGGEPLVRDDIFEIAKYATEKGLRVAMATNGTLVTPEMADKIKSVGIQRVSISLDGSSSKTHDDFRCMPGAFDGAITGIGNLKDAGIGFQINPTITKRTIDEIPEILEMAKELGADALHIFLLVPTGRGKELENDEIPPVEYERILNWFYDRQKDAGIQLKATCAPHYFRIMRQRAEKEGIEISVKTHGYEAMTKGCLGGTGFCFVSSTGDVFPCGYLPALAGNIKEQSFKDIWENSKVFNDLRDVSKLKGKCGICEYNTVCGGCRARAYAATGDYLEEEPYCIYVPKKQ, encoded by the coding sequence ATGGTAAATCCTCCAAGACTCATTGCCTGGGAAACAACAGCAGGATGCAACCTTTCATGCAAACATTGCAGAGGTTCATCGACCGAAAAAAAACCCGAAGGCGAACTTACAACTGAAGAAGCACTCCATTTTGTAGATGAAATAAAGGAAATGGGAAATCCCATCCTCATACTAAGTGGTGGAGAGCCTCTTGTCAGAGACGATATTTTTGAAATCGCAAAGTATGCCACTGAAAAAGGCCTGCGTGTTGCCATGGCAACGAACGGCACACTTGTCACGCCTGAAATGGCAGACAAAATTAAAAGTGTGGGCATTCAGAGAGTAAGCATCAGCCTTGACGGTTCGAGCTCTAAGACCCATGATGACTTCCGTTGCATGCCAGGAGCATTTGATGGTGCCATTACAGGAATAGGAAACCTGAAAGATGCAGGTATTGGATTCCAGATCAACCCAACTATCACAAAACGCACCATTGACGAAATTCCGGAAATACTGGAAATGGCAAAGGAACTTGGAGCAGATGCACTTCACATATTCCTCCTTGTACCAACAGGTAGAGGCAAAGAACTTGAAAATGATGAGATCCCACCCGTAGAATATGAAAGGATACTCAACTGGTTCTACGACAGGCAGAAGGACGCAGGAATACAGCTCAAAGCAACCTGTGCACCCCATTATTTCAGAATAATGCGCCAGCGTGCGGAAAAAGAAGGCATTGAGATAAGTGTAAAGACCCACGGCTACGAAGCAATGACAAAAGGATGCCTTGGAGGAACTGGTTTTTGTTTTGTATCAAGCACAGGAGACGTTTTCCCTTGCGGTTACCTACCCGCACTTGCTGGAAACATAAAGGAGCAGAGTTTTAAGGATATATGGGAGAATTCAAAAGTATTCAACGATCTGCGCGATGTTTCAAAACTCAAGGGAAAATGCGGAATATGTGAATATAATACAGTATGCGGAGGATGTCGTGCAAGGGCTTACGCCGCTACAGGCGACTATCTTGAAGAAGAGCCATACTGTATATATGTACCTAAAAAACAGTGA
- a CDS encoding AsnC family transcriptional regulator, translating into MIFLDDTDKNILNTIQFGFPLETEPYKKLGEELGISEDEVIERLDRLHNEGAVRKIGPIINRRGVGGTSTLVAVSVPEEKVDEVAEYINAYHEVSHNYHRPEKFNVWFTISAVNRERIDTILEELREKTGLDFVDLPTKKLFKIGVRFNIK; encoded by the coding sequence ATGATATTTCTTGATGATACCGATAAAAACATACTCAATACTATCCAGTTTGGCTTTCCCCTGGAAACAGAGCCTTACAAAAAGCTTGGAGAGGAATTGGGCATCAGTGAAGACGAAGTAATTGAAAGACTTGACAGACTTCATAATGAAGGTGCTGTCAGAAAAATAGGCCCTATAATCAACCGCAGAGGTGTCGGAGGCACAAGCACACTTGTGGCGGTAAGTGTTCCTGAGGAAAAGGTTGACGAGGTGGCAGAATACATCAACGCATATCATGAAGTATCACACAACTACCACAGGCCGGAGAAATTCAACGTGTGGTTCACCATTTCTGCAGTTAACAGAGAAAGGATCGATACTATATTAGAAGAGCTTCGGGAAAAGACCGGACTGGATTTTGTTGACCTTCCAACAAAAAAACTGTTCAAGATCGGAGTCAGGTTCAACATTAAATGA
- the ahbB gene encoding siroheme decarboxylase subunit beta encodes MANNLDDIDEKIIRMTQNGIPLKRSPFADIASELGISEQEIIDRLKRMQDAEVIRRFGASIGHRDVGIVANAMCVWNVPDERTEEVGTIMAGFSEVTHCYERPRALGWDYNLFAMVHSYTKEDCEEVAARISEVTAIKDYKLLFSDREFKKTGVRL; translated from the coding sequence ATGGCAAATAATCTGGATGACATTGATGAGAAAATAATCAGAATGACACAGAACGGCATCCCGCTTAAAAGATCACCTTTTGCAGATATTGCCAGTGAGCTTGGAATCAGCGAGCAGGAAATAATTGACCGCCTTAAAAGGATGCAGGATGCAGAGGTCATCCGCAGGTTTGGCGCATCCATCGGACACAGGGACGTTGGAATCGTTGCAAACGCAATGTGTGTCTGGAATGTACCAGATGAGAGGACAGAGGAAGTAGGCACGATAATGGCAGGTTTCTCAGAGGTCACACACTGCTACGAAAGACCGCGAGCCCTGGGATGGGATTATAACCTGTTTGCAATGGTCCACTCTTATACAAAGGAAGACTGCGAGGAAGTTGCAGCAAGGATCTCAGAGGTAACTGCCATCAAAGATTATAAACTTCTTTTCAGTGACAGGGAATTCAAGAAAACTGGAGTTAGGTTGTAA
- a CDS encoding bifunctional precorrin-2 dehydrogenase/sirohydrochlorin ferrochelatase, translating to MKDKNHFLPLLIDMSDKKVVIFGSGSVGERKANLFSEYAKVTVVSRSFSDVIYELEKKCGILLIEADAGKLTDDDINDIIRDAFLVIPATNDRGINERIVNLSKSFGILTNEVDAIGDVTVPAVVKRGGLTISISTAGSSPAFSRFTRRQVEKIITPEFADMINIQDEMRTYLKEEVPDQRDRKEMLWDILESEEVWSALKESYEKGFNTAQGIVRKKISEKVR from the coding sequence ATGAAAGACAAGAACCACTTCCTGCCACTGCTGATAGATATGAGCGACAAAAAAGTCGTGATATTCGGAAGTGGATCTGTCGGGGAAAGAAAAGCTAACCTGTTCTCAGAGTATGCAAAAGTTACGGTTGTCAGCCGGAGCTTTTCCGATGTTATTTATGAGCTTGAAAAAAAATGCGGCATCCTGCTAATCGAAGCAGATGCAGGAAAGCTCACAGACGATGACATAAATGATATCATCAGAGATGCTTTCCTTGTAATACCTGCCACCAACGACAGGGGCATAAACGAAAGAATAGTTAACCTGTCCAAATCCTTTGGCATACTGACAAACGAAGTGGATGCCATTGGCGATGTCACAGTTCCTGCCGTGGTAAAACGTGGAGGACTTACAATCAGTATATCTACTGCCGGATCAAGTCCCGCATTTTCAAGATTTACACGCAGGCAGGTAGAGAAGATCATTACGCCTGAATTTGCTGATATGATAAATATTCAGGATGAAATGAGGACATACCTTAAAGAGGAAGTCCCGGATCAGAGAGACAGAAAAGAGATGTTATGGGACATTCTCGAAAGTGAGGAAGTGTGGTCTGCGCTTAAAGAATCATATGAAAAAGGGTTTAATACAGCACAGGGTATAGTAAGGAAGAAAATAAGCGAGAAAGTCAGATGA
- the hemA gene encoding glutamyl-tRNA reductase, protein MTEITSMVITHSKATVEEIEEAWEGDIEKMLKDLHSHDLVCECVVLKTCNRVEIYVVSPKGSTVLFQFAKKMGLSSNIIDFFEHEESIMHLLRLACGLESMIIGEDQILGQIKDLYLVAKKLGTSGKMLDTAFSKAIQVGKRVRTETEINRGALSIASASVDLAEDTVGNLKNKMVLVIGTGEMGTLVTRALSHREIELMYIANRTYEAAKYLADEMGGHAVHFDQIDENLRRADVVISATGAPHYVLKYEQVKKAMSFREKELLLIDIANPRDIDPSIDDIPHVTLYNIDNLRVINEKNLELRMSEAKKAQAIIDEEFDLLIKQYKRQRADTLVSELYAQSYKLRVNEKEKALTKLSAYHTIGDTEKQIVEDLTHSIINKMLAEPTKVIRYAAEIGDDELLESVARVFIANRSNIKEKNELVKCSPSTE, encoded by the coding sequence ATGACTGAAATAACCAGTATGGTGATAACCCATTCCAAAGCAACTGTCGAGGAGATAGAGGAAGCATGGGAAGGGGACATCGAAAAAATGCTCAAGGACCTTCATTCCCATGATCTTGTTTGTGAGTGTGTTGTACTCAAGACCTGCAACCGCGTGGAAATTTATGTAGTTTCACCAAAGGGCAGCACTGTTTTGTTCCAGTTTGCCAAGAAAATGGGACTTTCTTCTAACATTATAGACTTTTTCGAACACGAAGAATCCATCATGCACCTCCTGAGACTTGCATGCGGTCTTGAATCAATGATTATCGGTGAAGACCAGATACTCGGCCAGATAAAAGACCTGTACCTTGTTGCCAAAAAGCTCGGAACCTCCGGCAAAATGCTTGATACAGCATTCAGTAAGGCCATCCAGGTAGGCAAACGCGTCAGGACCGAGACCGAGATCAACCGTGGTGCGCTTTCAATTGCATCGGCATCCGTGGACCTCGCTGAAGATACTGTTGGCAATCTCAAGAATAAGATGGTACTTGTAATCGGCACAGGAGAGATGGGAACACTCGTCACCCGTGCACTTTCCCACAGGGAGATAGAGCTGATGTACATTGCCAATCGTACATATGAAGCTGCAAAATATCTTGCAGATGAAATGGGCGGACACGCAGTACATTTTGATCAGATAGATGAGAATCTCAGAAGAGCTGATGTTGTTATTAGTGCGACCGGTGCGCCCCACTATGTCCTGAAGTACGAGCAGGTCAAAAAAGCAATGAGCTTCAGGGAAAAAGAACTTCTCTTGATCGATATTGCAAATCCAAGGGATATCGATCCTTCTATCGATGACATCCCACATGTGACCCTCTATAATATAGATAACCTGAGAGTCATAAACGAGAAGAATCTGGAACTTAGAATGTCAGAGGCAAAAAAAGCCCAGGCCATAATCGATGAAGAATTCGACCTTCTGATAAAACAGTACAAAAGACAGAGAGCAGACACCCTTGTGTCAGAGTTGTATGCCCAGTCATACAAGCTCCGGGTCAATGAAAAAGAGAAAGCTCTCACAAAATTAAGTGCTTATCACACAATTGGCGACACTGAAAAACAGATCGTTGAAGACCTGACACATTCCATTATTAATAAAATGCTGGCAGAACCTACCAAAGTGATCAGGTATGCAGCAGAGATAGGTGACGACGAGCTGCTGGAGTCTGTTGCCAGAGTATTTATCGCTAATAGATCTAACATTAAAGAAAAGAATGAGCTGGTAAAATGTTCCCCGAGCACAGAATGA
- the hemB gene encoding porphobilinogen synthase produces MFPEHRMRRLRSGKIREMVRETSLSVNDLVYPIFANEIIDYPQEVASMPGIYNLPINMVADEAKEVADLGIPAVLLFGVPEKKDEKGSSAWGDEDVVQQAVREIKNELGKDMLVITDVCLCEYTSHGHCGMVDFDTEEIMNDPTLPLLGKTAFSHVKAGADMVAPSGMMDGMISAIRSELDNNNYHNIPIMSYAAKYSSSFYGPFRDAAGSGCCFGDRSTHQMDPANSDEALMEAALDIEEGADIIMVKPALPYLDIIYRLKTEFQMPTAAYNVSGEYSMLKAAAQNGWLDEKKAMYESLMSIKRAGADIVITYFAREMAEMLK; encoded by the coding sequence ATGTTCCCCGAGCACAGAATGAGAAGGCTGAGAAGCGGCAAGATAAGAGAAATGGTACGAGAGACCTCACTGTCGGTCAATGACCTGGTATACCCCATATTTGCCAATGAGATAATAGATTATCCACAGGAAGTCGCATCAATGCCTGGCATCTATAATCTGCCAATAAATATGGTGGCTGACGAGGCAAAGGAAGTTGCAGACCTCGGAATACCTGCCGTATTACTTTTTGGCGTTCCTGAGAAAAAGGATGAGAAAGGAAGCAGTGCCTGGGGAGATGAAGATGTTGTACAACAAGCAGTACGTGAGATCAAGAATGAACTTGGAAAAGACATGCTTGTAATTACAGATGTCTGCCTCTGCGAGTACACCAGCCATGGACACTGCGGGATGGTTGACTTTGATACCGAAGAAATAATGAATGATCCAACCCTCCCACTGCTGGGAAAGACAGCATTCAGCCACGTAAAAGCAGGAGCTGATATGGTTGCGCCATCAGGAATGATGGACGGCATGATATCTGCAATTCGCAGTGAACTTGACAATAACAATTACCACAATATACCAATTATGTCCTATGCTGCAAAATATTCCTCATCATTCTACGGACCCTTCAGGGACGCAGCAGGTTCAGGATGCTGCTTCGGAGACAGGTCCACACACCAGATGGACCCTGCAAACTCCGACGAGGCACTCATGGAAGCAGCGCTTGATATCGAGGAAGGAGCAGATATCATAATGGTTAAACCAGCGCTTCCGTATCTTGATATTATATACCGCCTCAAGACTGAGTTCCAGATGCCAACGGCAGCATACAATGTCAGCGGCGAATACTCAATGCTTAAGGCAGCAGCACAAAACGGCTGGCTTGATGAGAAAAAGGCAATGTACGAATCCCTGATGTCCATCAAGCGTGCAGGTGCCGACATTGTAATTACCTATTTTGCCAGGGAAATGGCAGAGATGTTAAAATGA
- the hemL gene encoding glutamate-1-semialdehyde 2,1-aminomutase, protein MSLDKSRDLYNKARTLLPGGVSSPVRAIKPYPFYTESANGSKIKDIDGNEYIDYCLAYGPNILGHANPVIKQAIIKQLDKGWLFGTPTDLEVNLAEKIVSLYPSIDMLRFVSTGTEATMSALRAARGFTGKNKFVKIEGGFHGAHDAVLVKAGSGATTLGKPDSLGIPVDFTKNTLQVPFNDIEALTAVIEKNQDDMAAVIMEPVMGNIGPVLPEGDYLKDVRKVTEENDVVLIFDEVITGFRLAMGGAQEYFGVTPDMTTLGKIVGGGMPIGVFGGKKEIIEMIAPSGSVYQAGTFSGSPASVAAGLAVIDILEKEEVHKNLNATGDMMRSRLAEIVADLNLDYNVVGIASMFKIFFGDKPLNYQEVLKCDKEGYLKFFFKMLDSGVFLPPSQFETNFISTAHSEEDIEKTLSAYEANLK, encoded by the coding sequence ATGTCATTAGATAAGTCCAGAGACCTATACAACAAAGCAAGGACGCTCCTTCCAGGAGGAGTAAGCAGTCCGGTAAGAGCCATCAAACCATACCCATTCTACACTGAATCCGCAAACGGTTCAAAAATCAAGGACATCGATGGAAATGAGTACATCGACTACTGTCTTGCATACGGGCCAAACATTCTGGGACACGCAAATCCAGTTATCAAGCAGGCAATAATCAAACAGCTCGATAAAGGGTGGCTCTTCGGCACACCAACTGACCTTGAAGTTAACCTTGCTGAAAAGATCGTTTCACTTTACCCAAGCATTGATATGCTCAGGTTCGTTTCAACAGGAACCGAAGCAACTATGAGTGCACTGCGTGCAGCAAGAGGGTTTACAGGAAAGAACAAGTTCGTAAAAATTGAAGGAGGATTCCACGGTGCGCACGATGCAGTACTTGTCAAGGCAGGTTCTGGTGCAACAACCCTTGGAAAGCCGGACTCACTTGGAATCCCTGTGGACTTCACAAAGAACACACTTCAGGTACCATTCAACGATATCGAAGCACTCACCGCAGTAATTGAAAAGAACCAGGATGATATGGCAGCGGTCATAATGGAACCTGTCATGGGCAATATCGGCCCGGTACTTCCGGAAGGAGATTACCTCAAGGATGTCCGTAAGGTCACAGAAGAGAACGATGTTGTACTCATCTTCGACGAGGTCATCACTGGTTTCAGGCTTGCAATGGGTGGAGCACAGGAGTATTTCGGAGTTACACCCGATATGACAACACTGGGTAAGATAGTCGGCGGAGGAATGCCGATTGGTGTTTTCGGAGGAAAGAAAGAGATCATCGAAATGATAGCACCATCCGGAAGCGTCTACCAGGCAGGAACCTTCAGCGGAAGCCCGGCTTCAGTTGCAGCAGGACTTGCGGTAATTGATATACTTGAAAAGGAAGAAGTACACAAGAACCTCAATGCAACCGGTGACATGATGAGAAGCAGGCTGGCCGAAATAGTTGCAGACCTTAATCTCGATTACAATGTAGTTGGTATCGCCTCCATGTTCAAGATTTTCTTCGGAGACAAGCCACTCAACTACCAGGAAGTCCTCAAATGTGATAAGGAAGGATACCTGAAGTTCTTCTTCAAGATGCTTGATAGTGGTGTTTTCCTGCCGCCATCACAGTTCGAGACAAACTTCATCTCAACAGCACACAGCGAAGAGGATATTGAAAAGACGCTCTCCGCTTACGAAGCAAATCTTAAATAA
- the hemC gene encoding hydroxymethylbilane synthase codes for MIIGTRGSALALAQTETIEGMLAELGVSTTRKIIKTSGDTFTDRPLHEVAGVGAFVRELDDRMIEGEIDISVHSMKDLPTIRPEELATSAVLKRDSPYDVLLTTNGAKIEELPEGAVLGTSSMRRRAQILRYRPDLHVQDLRGNINTRIRKLEEGLYDGILLAEAGLQRMGWEMDVERLDPQFFCPSANQGTIAVVTPAGSYAEEVTSNLDHQQTRIETEIERIVITDVEGGCTAPIGSFAQFINDDEISICCEVLALDGSEHVRIEEVILAETYQEHARMIAKELVQMGGKELVQRAVCQLKAGTAEEVQGQYD; via the coding sequence ATGATAATAGGAACCCGTGGAAGTGCTCTGGCCCTTGCACAGACAGAAACCATTGAAGGCATGCTTGCAGAACTGGGTGTCAGCACAACGAGAAAAATAATAAAGACATCCGGCGACACTTTCACAGACAGACCACTCCACGAAGTTGCAGGTGTAGGTGCTTTTGTCAGGGAGCTTGATGACAGGATGATCGAAGGTGAGATTGACATATCAGTTCACTCCATGAAAGACCTGCCAACAATCCGCCCTGAAGAACTAGCTACATCGGCAGTGCTAAAGCGTGATTCACCATATGACGTACTTCTGACAACAAACGGAGCAAAGATAGAAGAACTTCCAGAAGGAGCAGTCCTTGGTACATCATCAATGCGCAGAAGAGCTCAAATTCTCAGATACAGACCTGACCTTCATGTGCAAGATCTTAGAGGAAATATCAATACCAGAATAAGGAAGCTTGAAGAAGGACTTTATGATGGGATTCTGCTTGCAGAGGCTGGTCTTCAGAGAATGGGCTGGGAAATGGATGTTGAACGTCTTGACCCACAGTTCTTTTGCCCTTCCGCAAATCAGGGAACTATAGCCGTAGTCACACCTGCAGGCAGCTATGCAGAAGAAGTAACTTCTAATCTGGACCACCAGCAGACCAGAATTGAGACCGAGATAGAGCGCATAGTTATCACTGACGTAGAAGGCGGATGTACTGCACCTATTGGTTCCTTTGCCCAATTTATCAACGACGATGAGATCAGCATTTGCTGTGAAGTACTGGCACTTGATGGATCAGAACACGTCCGTATAGAAGAAGTAATTCTGGCTGAAACTTATCAGGAACACGCCAGAATGATCGCAAAAGAACTTGTGCAGATGGGCGGCAAGGAACTTGTACAGAGAGCAGTCTGCCAGTTGAAGGCAGGAACAGCTGAAGAGGTGCAGGGTCAATATGATTAA
- a CDS encoding dihydroorotate dehydrogenase produces the protein MIKITGIELENPTILAAGIMGTTGASLARMAKEGAGAVVTKSIGPEPKEGHKNPSMIDLGYGFLNAMGLPNPSYHDFKHELAIAKKEAGTPVIASIFGGTEEEFVEVAQGLLESDPDAFELNVSCPHALGYGASVGSNPDAVESITAAVKDAVDIPVWVKLTPNVTDIVTIGDAAQRGGADAVVAINTVKGMAIDIESGYPILGNRFGGLSGKAVKPIAVKCVYDLYTALDIPVIGIGGVYTWQDAIEMMMAGATAVQIGSAVHEGVDVFSSVAAGIDRFIAKKGYNDITDVIGLAHERI, from the coding sequence ATGATTAAGATTACTGGAATTGAACTTGAAAATCCAACCATACTGGCTGCAGGAATTATGGGGACCACCGGTGCATCCCTTGCCCGCATGGCAAAGGAAGGAGCAGGAGCTGTGGTTACAAAGTCCATTGGGCCAGAACCTAAAGAAGGACACAAGAACCCAAGCATGATTGATCTAGGTTATGGATTTTTGAATGCCATGGGTTTGCCAAATCCATCATACCATGATTTTAAGCATGAACTTGCAATTGCAAAAAAGGAAGCCGGCACTCCGGTTATTGCAAGCATATTCGGCGGAACTGAGGAAGAGTTTGTAGAAGTAGCTCAGGGACTTCTTGAGTCAGATCCTGATGCTTTTGAACTGAATGTCAGCTGTCCTCATGCACTGGGATATGGGGCATCTGTCGGAAGCAATCCAGATGCAGTCGAGAGTATCACTGCCGCAGTAAAAGATGCAGTTGACATACCAGTATGGGTGAAACTAACACCTAACGTCACAGACATAGTAACAATAGGAGACGCTGCACAAAGAGGAGGAGCTGATGCGGTTGTTGCTATCAATACTGTTAAAGGAATGGCAATAGACATTGAAAGTGGTTATCCTATTCTTGGAAACAGGTTTGGCGGACTTTCTGGAAAAGCAGTGAAACCGATTGCTGTCAAATGTGTCTATGATCTTTACACAGCCCTCGACATTCCAGTGATAGGGATAGGCGGCGTTTACACCTGGCAGGATGCCATTGAAATGATGATGGCAGGAGCCACTGCGGTACAGATCGGTTCTGCAGTCCATGAAGGAGTCGATGTTTTCAGCTCCGTAGCTGCAGGAATTGATCGGTTTATTGCCAAAAAAGGATACAATGACATAACAGATGTCATCGGACTTGCACATGAGAGGATATAA
- a CDS encoding dihydroorotate dehydrogenase electron transfer subunit, whose protein sequence is MYPINVKITKIIKETPSSRTFVFDRSFDEAVPGQFVMVWIHGVDEIPMGLASKNSITVQKVGDATEKLFNLIEGDELGIRGPFGKGFTLPAKDEKILLIAGGVGTVPIVALADHAASEGVRITTILGARNAEELLFADKFASFGELHITTDDGSAHRCGFVTDVLGETDISAYDRIYTCGPEMMMKCIFGMLENEDALEKTEFSLHRYFKCGIGVCGACCMDKKGLRVCRDGPVFNGLELVDSELGKYMRGPSGNKKDF, encoded by the coding sequence ATGTACCCCATCAACGTCAAAATTACTAAAATTATCAAGGAAACCCCATCCTCAAGGACTTTTGTTTTTGACAGATCCTTTGATGAAGCCGTGCCTGGACAATTTGTAATGGTATGGATCCACGGAGTTGACGAAATTCCCATGGGACTGGCAAGCAAGAACTCCATCACTGTGCAAAAGGTAGGAGATGCAACTGAGAAGTTATTCAATCTCATCGAAGGAGATGAACTTGGGATCAGAGGACCATTTGGAAAAGGCTTCACGCTTCCGGCCAAAGATGAGAAGATATTGCTCATTGCTGGCGGAGTAGGTACTGTACCAATAGTAGCCCTGGCAGATCATGCAGCTTCTGAAGGAGTACGCATAACTACCATTCTTGGAGCCAGAAATGCTGAGGAGCTGCTCTTTGCAGATAAATTTGCATCATTCGGGGAACTTCACATAACAACTGACGATGGTTCTGCTCATAGATGCGGTTTTGTAACAGACGTACTTGGAGAAACTGACATTTCAGCCTATGACAGGATCTACACCTGTGGACCTGAAATGATGATGAAATGCATCTTTGGCATGCTTGAAAATGAAGATGCACTTGAAAAGACAGAGTTCAGCCTTCACAGATATTTCAAATGCGGAATAGGCGTTTGTGGCGCCTGCTGCATGGACAAGAAAGGACTTCGTGTTTGCAGAGATGGACCTGTTTTCAACGGACTTGAGCTTGTAGATTCCGAGCTTGGCAAATACATGCGTGGTCCAAGCGGCAACAAGAAGGATTTTTAA